Proteins from one Leptospira fletcheri genomic window:
- a CDS encoding O-methyltransferase has protein sequence MADSKKQADKKGLSLYKNGLEEWIDRDLVRRPYPWLRTLEENASKDEIPVLSPASGAVLAFLVSSWKPTEVLELGTGYGVSLIWIYSALQGSAKIRSVDREIQFMQTTQSYLDRLEADSRRIELLKGECVEVLRRFFSSSVKGEKEFLFVDCDKIRYPEILKLVRDGGRGRDLRVVFDNVLWHGRPADPERQAPSDLAIRSFWEILQESGLPYTLFPVGDGLICIDFSG, from the coding sequence ATGGCGGATTCTAAAAAACAGGCGGATAAGAAAGGACTCTCTCTGTATAAAAACGGACTGGAGGAATGGATCGATCGCGATCTGGTTCGCCGACCTTATCCTTGGCTCCGCACTTTGGAAGAGAACGCCTCTAAGGACGAGATTCCGGTACTTTCGCCCGCCTCCGGAGCAGTACTCGCTTTTTTGGTGTCCTCTTGGAAACCCACAGAAGTTCTCGAACTAGGGACAGGTTACGGAGTATCTTTGATCTGGATTTATTCGGCGCTGCAAGGGTCCGCTAAAATCAGAAGCGTAGATAGAGAAATACAGTTTATGCAGACGACGCAATCGTATCTAGACAGGCTGGAAGCGGATTCGCGTCGGATCGAACTTCTGAAGGGGGAATGTGTGGAAGTCCTACGAAGGTTCTTTTCCTCCTCCGTCAAAGGGGAGAAGGAATTTCTGTTCGTGGATTGCGACAAAATCCGTTATCCGGAGATCCTGAAATTGGTTCGGGACGGAGGCAGGGGAAGAGATTTACGGGTAGTCTTTGACAATGTTCTTTGGCACGGACGTCCTGCCGACCCGGAACGCCAGGCTCCTTCCGATCTGGCGATCCGGTCCTTCTGGGAAATTCTCCAGGAATCCGGCTTGCCTTATACGCTCTTTCCTGTAGGGGACGGCCTAATCTGCATCGATTTTTCCGGATAA
- a CDS encoding MBL fold metallo-hydrolase translates to MQSRFEHKRYTFEGISEGGIRTSVVVPNLNLMFDIGHQNPNKIHVGTLLLTHAHLDHSAGVPYYVSQRSLRKLSPPKIYVPKELESPLREILTLYSKIEDFPYQYELFGVGEGEEVELDSFHSFKPWKTFHRVVSQGYTIYEKRKKLRKEFQGLSSLELAEKKKSSEGIEEVISKPVVSFSGDTKIEYVLTHKDVAESEVIFLECTYIDEERDIAKAREWGHIHLDEILHNLSAFKNEKIVLIHFSKRYPIPYIRKLLAKKIPSSEKDRFHLFLPE, encoded by the coding sequence ATGCAAAGTCGGTTCGAACATAAGCGTTATACTTTCGAAGGTATTTCCGAAGGCGGGATCAGGACTTCCGTCGTCGTTCCCAATCTGAATCTGATGTTCGATATCGGCCATCAGAATCCGAATAAGATTCACGTAGGCACCCTACTGTTGACTCATGCCCATCTGGATCATTCCGCCGGCGTTCCGTATTACGTTTCACAGAGATCGTTAAGGAAACTTTCTCCCCCGAAAATATACGTTCCGAAGGAGTTGGAATCCCCTTTGCGGGAGATCCTAACCCTCTATTCCAAGATTGAGGACTTTCCTTACCAATACGAGCTGTTCGGAGTCGGAGAAGGCGAGGAAGTCGAGCTGGATTCCTTCCACAGCTTTAAACCTTGGAAGACGTTTCATCGAGTCGTATCCCAAGGTTATACGATATACGAAAAACGGAAAAAATTGCGGAAAGAATTCCAAGGACTGAGTTCCTTGGAATTGGCGGAGAAGAAAAAATCCTCGGAAGGAATCGAGGAAGTGATCTCAAAACCCGTAGTGAGCTTTTCCGGAGATACGAAAATAGAATACGTGCTGACCCACAAGGACGTAGCCGAGTCGGAAGTGATCTTTTTGGAATGTACTTATATAGACGAGGAAAGGGACATCGCAAAGGCGAGAGAATGGGGACATATCCATCTGGACGAGATTCTCCACAATCTTTCCGCGTTTAAAAACGAAAAGATCGTCCTCATTCATTTTTCCAAACGTTATCCTATTCCTTATATTAGAAAACTTTTGGCAAAGAAGATTCCTTCCTCGGAAAAGGACAGATTTCATCTGTTTTTGCCGGAATAA
- a CDS encoding M16 family metallopeptidase, which yields MKSSKFYLFFFMISFLFPFRTETAPGDFVKDVKIPALEFHFPKIQELGADPNTRILFLPNSEFPLKTLEISFYAGPSYFPEIECELSDILPEAWKKGGSKAHPGQTFAEVWESYGSKMRVHADLEAITVTFSWLSRYDKESKTLIAEFLNQPYFGQEAFEISRLQLSEQIKRRNDNIASLAGRKAMELAYKGKIRGKFSSAAGLDKLTSDAVFGYYSNYVSKARKSVLVTGDWKEDTVSSFLNEVLPAPGGGGKKESEFLPQSELEKNLKSLGYKNLVVDKGNTQNVVLFLGIGPAHNDPDFYAIQILNYIVGGGGFNSYFMSKIRSDKGLAYSSSSHPIFEKDHSLLFFMTQTKSQTALEVYDLMGEILSEKTFHRITEEELKNAKEAIQNKFIFLFTDSLEILRNEARFREHRMPKDYLRIYRDKIQAVTLEDLKRAGKTYFKRDKLTAVISGPKAVVLQTLPSSKAIGPEDPIP from the coding sequence GTGAAATCCTCCAAATTCTACCTTTTCTTTTTCATGATCTCCTTCCTGTTTCCTTTCCGTACGGAGACCGCTCCCGGGGATTTCGTTAAGGACGTCAAGATTCCTGCCCTAGAATTCCATTTCCCGAAAATTCAGGAATTAGGCGCCGATCCGAATACTCGAATCCTATTTCTTCCGAATTCGGAATTTCCCCTAAAGACTCTCGAAATTTCCTTTTATGCAGGGCCTTCCTACTTTCCGGAAATCGAATGCGAACTTTCCGATATCCTGCCGGAAGCCTGGAAAAAGGGAGGATCAAAGGCACATCCGGGACAGACCTTCGCGGAGGTTTGGGAGTCTTACGGCTCCAAAATGAGGGTCCATGCGGACCTCGAAGCGATTACGGTCACGTTTTCCTGGCTCTCGAGGTACGATAAGGAGTCCAAGACTTTGATCGCGGAATTCCTGAACCAACCGTATTTCGGTCAGGAAGCCTTCGAGATAAGCAGACTTCAATTAAGCGAACAGATTAAGAGAAGAAATGACAATATAGCTTCTTTGGCCGGCCGTAAGGCGATGGAATTGGCCTACAAAGGAAAAATCCGCGGAAAGTTCTCTTCGGCCGCCGGCTTGGATAAACTGACTTCGGATGCCGTATTCGGATACTATTCGAACTACGTTTCCAAGGCGCGTAAATCCGTGTTGGTGACCGGGGATTGGAAAGAGGATACCGTATCCTCGTTTTTAAACGAAGTGTTGCCGGCTCCCGGTGGCGGAGGAAAAAAAGAATCGGAATTCCTGCCGCAGTCGGAACTGGAAAAGAATCTTAAATCCCTAGGGTATAAGAATCTAGTGGTGGACAAAGGAAATACCCAAAACGTAGTTCTTTTCCTCGGGATCGGACCTGCGCATAACGATCCGGATTTTTACGCCATCCAAATCCTGAATTATATCGTCGGAGGAGGGGGATTCAATTCCTACTTCATGAGCAAAATCCGGTCCGATAAGGGTTTGGCCTATTCCTCCTCCAGTCATCCCATCTTTGAAAAAGATCATTCTCTTTTGTTTTTTATGACTCAGACGAAGTCGCAGACCGCGTTAGAGGTATACGATCTGATGGGGGAAATTCTGAGCGAAAAGACGTTTCATCGAATCACCGAAGAGGAGTTGAAGAACGCGAAGGAAGCGATTCAGAATAAATTCATTTTTCTGTTCACGGACTCGTTGGAGATCCTGAGGAACGAGGCTCGTTTCCGGGAACACCGCATGCCCAAGGATTATCTCAGAATTTACAGGGATAAGATCCAAGCTGTGACTTTAGAAGATCTTAAGAGAGCGGGAAAAACCTATTTTAAACGGGACAAATTGACGGCCGTCATTTCGGGACCCAAGGCCGTAGTTTTGCAGACGCTTCCTTCCTCGAAAGCGATCGGACCCGAGGATCCGATCCCTTAG
- a CDS encoding M16 family metallopeptidase: MWKSFPKTISPILGILLFSFVGSNLSAEEDLFANVRSSLESRVKKVVLKNGIRLLMMKRGESPTIAVYTKFLVGSVDEKPEIAGTAHLLEHMLFKGTKHIGTNDYAKEKVYLDQIRVWGKRLDEYNIREREYANRKESVPQNFLKEKKILENRFKGLLETHRKFVVSNEDSYIYDKNGGVGFNAYTTNDVTNYQILLPSNRLEIWAKLESDRLKDPILREYYTERDVVLEERRMRVDNQGLGTLREKFLGTAFEKHPYGMPVIGYESNLPFLDIDKTEDFFRKHYRPGNMAIAVVGDLDFSAVETIVRNYFEDIPEGSLTQPVSVKESYDHDPRRISVRHPSGPMKVMGWLVPAPPHHDRPVLDVIDAILTQGETGRLYKRLVLREKLAQKVSCWTGDPGERYDSLFAIYITNVRGVDPDGIEKSVLEELETLKNVAVGEEELAKVKNQIIADYIRGLNNNGKLADVLTYYELIAGNWAAIFEDYSQLDKVTPEDIKRAAKKYFVPRNLTVGDLISSEGDKK, encoded by the coding sequence ATGTGGAAGTCCTTTCCAAAAACGATCTCTCCGATTCTAGGCATTCTCCTGTTCTCTTTCGTCGGTTCGAATTTGTCGGCCGAGGAGGACTTGTTTGCGAACGTCCGATCTTCCCTCGAATCTAGGGTTAAGAAAGTCGTTCTGAAAAACGGCATTCGATTGCTTATGATGAAAAGGGGGGAATCCCCTACGATAGCGGTTTATACGAAGTTCCTTGTCGGGTCCGTCGACGAAAAACCCGAGATCGCGGGGACCGCTCATTTATTGGAGCATATGCTTTTCAAAGGCACGAAGCATATAGGAACGAACGATTACGCAAAAGAGAAAGTTTATCTGGACCAAATTCGAGTCTGGGGAAAACGTCTGGACGAATATAATATTCGAGAAAGGGAATATGCCAATCGAAAAGAATCCGTTCCGCAAAATTTCCTAAAGGAAAAAAAGATCCTGGAAAATCGCTTCAAGGGTCTCTTGGAAACGCACCGTAAATTCGTGGTATCCAACGAGGATTCGTATATCTACGATAAAAACGGTGGTGTGGGCTTTAACGCTTACACGACGAACGACGTTACGAATTACCAGATCTTATTGCCCTCCAACCGCCTGGAAATATGGGCAAAGCTCGAGTCCGATCGTTTGAAGGATCCTATATTACGGGAATATTATACGGAACGGGACGTGGTCCTGGAAGAAAGGCGGATGCGCGTCGATAACCAAGGTCTGGGCACCCTCCGTGAGAAATTCCTGGGAACCGCATTCGAAAAACATCCCTACGGAATGCCGGTGATCGGCTATGAATCCAATCTTCCCTTTCTGGACATCGACAAGACCGAGGATTTTTTTCGTAAGCATTATCGCCCGGGAAATATGGCCATAGCGGTGGTAGGGGATCTGGATTTCTCCGCCGTCGAAACGATCGTTCGAAATTATTTCGAGGACATTCCCGAAGGAAGTCTGACCCAACCCGTTTCGGTCAAGGAAAGTTACGATCACGATCCTAGACGGATAAGCGTAAGACATCCCTCCGGTCCCATGAAGGTAATGGGATGGTTGGTCCCGGCTCCTCCTCATCACGATCGACCGGTACTGGACGTAATCGATGCGATCCTGACCCAGGGAGAAACCGGAAGGTTGTACAAGAGATTGGTCCTTCGGGAAAAATTAGCGCAGAAAGTGTCGTGTTGGACGGGAGATCCCGGAGAAAGGTACGACAGTCTCTTCGCGATTTATATCACGAACGTTCGAGGAGTGGATCCCGATGGGATCGAAAAATCCGTCTTGGAAGAACTGGAGACTTTGAAGAACGTAGCGGTCGGGGAGGAAGAGTTGGCTAAAGTAAAAAATCAGATCATCGCGGACTACATCCGCGGACTGAACAATAACGGAAAGCTTGCGGACGTTCTTACCTACTACGAACTCATTGCAGGGAATTGGGCGGCTATCTTCGAGGACTACTCCCAATTGGATAAGGTAACTCCCGAGGATATCAAACGGGCGGCCAAGAAATATTTTGTTCCGAGAAATCTCACGGTCGGAGACCTGATCAGTTCCGAAGGAGACAAAAAGTGA
- a CDS encoding lipoprotein: MQPKIAVSLILIFSFFSVCKTPTTKESGQTEPPKSVVQESAPAEEDQFVKATEGFLNSSTYQVVVSSLEGNEHEALELARKRALNLFIAEKGEFFRPTDRKILKELVDSKGKIAKTSRPINGKTYYLFQVTQPDLKIELKK, from the coding sequence ATGCAACCTAAAATCGCCGTCTCTCTGATTTTGATTTTTTCCTTCTTCTCGGTTTGTAAAACACCGACCACAAAGGAAAGTGGACAAACGGAACCGCCCAAATCCGTCGTGCAGGAATCCGCACCTGCCGAAGAGGACCAATTCGTAAAAGCTACGGAGGGATTCCTCAATTCCTCGACCTACCAAGTAGTAGTCTCTTCTCTGGAAGGGAACGAACACGAAGCGTTGGAACTGGCAAGAAAACGGGCTTTGAATCTTTTCATCGCGGAAAAAGGCGAGTTCTTTCGACCTACGGACCGGAAAATATTGAAGGAATTGGTGGATTCGAAAGGGAAAATCGCCAAGACTTCCCGGCCGATCAACGGCAAGACGTATTATCTATTTCAGGTCACCCAACCGGATCTAAAGATAGAATTAAAAAAATAA
- the mpl17 gene encoding cell surface protein MPL17 has protein sequence MTKKLFVIIWTLVLSVGLSAEEESPVKFKLEKGIGEVYFLKVVHPSHFGIQKDAPHRIQIVSGPGLKVESSDLKLKGKTSPKKKEYFESVEPIPITVKGKGELEIQAKIFYCDYNRNICIPGKIVQKEIIK, from the coding sequence ATGACAAAGAAATTATTCGTTATCATATGGACTCTCGTTCTGAGCGTCGGACTATCCGCTGAGGAGGAAAGTCCGGTCAAATTCAAATTGGAAAAGGGCATCGGTGAGGTTTACTTTTTGAAGGTGGTCCATCCTTCTCATTTCGGAATCCAAAAGGACGCGCCTCATCGAATCCAAATCGTCTCCGGCCCCGGATTGAAAGTGGAATCCTCAGACCTGAAGCTGAAAGGAAAGACCTCCCCTAAGAAAAAGGAATATTTTGAATCGGTCGAACCCATACCGATCACGGTAAAAGGGAAGGGCGAACTGGAGATACAGGCAAAGATTTTTTACTGCGACTACAATCGGAACATCTGTATCCCGGGCAAGATCGTTCAAAAGGAAATCATTAAATAG
- a CDS encoding YajQ family cyclic di-GMP-binding protein, translated as MSDPSFDVVSEIDRPELVNAINQAIGEIKTRFDFKGSKSEIKLEEENLTLTSDNEAKLESVIDVLINKMAKRGLGLKSFDFKSKVEPATGNTVRMKVKIKNGLEKEQTKEITKVVKDSKLKVTATIMGTSVRIQGKKKDDLQEIMRMLKNADLPFDLQFQNFKG; from the coding sequence ATGAGCGATCCATCCTTCGACGTAGTGTCCGAAATCGATAGACCCGAATTAGTAAACGCGATAAACCAGGCGATCGGCGAAATTAAGACAAGATTCGATTTCAAGGGATCCAAGTCGGAAATCAAGTTAGAAGAGGAAAATCTGACCCTCACTTCCGATAACGAAGCAAAGCTGGAAAGTGTCATCGACGTATTGATCAATAAGATGGCCAAGAGAGGATTGGGATTGAAATCCTTCGATTTCAAATCCAAGGTCGAGCCTGCCACGGGAAATACCGTTCGGATGAAGGTAAAGATTAAGAACGGATTGGAAAAAGAGCAGACCAAGGAAATCACGAAGGTCGTTAAAGATTCTAAGCTAAAAGTGACTGCGACCATTATGGGTACCAGCGTCCGAATTCAGGGAAAGAAAAAGGACGATCTCCAAGAAATCATGCGAATGTTAAAAAATGCGGATCTACCTTTCGATCTTCAATTCCAGAATTTCAAAGGATAA
- the alaS gene encoding alanine--tRNA ligase produces the protein MKYKKVAEIRNIFLNYFKEKGHTVVPSSSLLPAGDPTLLFTTAGMVQFKPYFTGAVELPYTKATSAQKCLRTTDLENVGKTERHCTFFEMLGNFSFGDYFKEEAIEFSLDCSVNYLGFSKEKIWITVFENDDEAERIWISKGIPPERITRLGKKDNFWGPAGDSGACGPCSELYLDRGPERGFPECGTKKECKPGCDCDRFLEFWNIVFNQFNQDTEGNLHPLKQTGIDTGSGLERVALLLQEVDSVYDTDELRGIISEVEKVSGKKYVEETKVPFRVITDHIRSVLFSVGDGIFPDRTGRGYVIRRLIRRAVLFARKLELREPFLYKLVAPVVSIYKERYPELENHAASVERTLLAEEELFLKTLEIGLEKIEALVAKTVASGSKIFSGKDSFLLYGTYGFPAEMTEEIVAEHGLSFDKEGFSEELEKDRQTSRETWKANRSSLFTGTKTDKTEFLGYSRLEAEAPITFAFFENKSVDSLREGQSGVLTFRATPFYPEGGGQLGDTGFVKKGSSLFKVLDTQKENDIILHYGIVLNGSFAVGESAVLEVEKERREKLKSHHSGTHLLNGALRKILGTHVMQKGSVVSPDYLRFDFSHPSPMTGEEIRRIESWVNESIALSIPVETKVLAIEEAKKTGAVAAFDEKYGDSVRVLQMGDRSLEFCGGTHVENTRDIGYFYIKKESSPGAGNRRIEAVAGPAVIETFQNRFAELTESVQNLNLKIKEDLGSESASLTIQTHVPGPEEIRSLFVAKGSDAVRELRELSEKLSFEIEETQSKFLKEKKNRESKDFENNPTVIQSVLESAESAGTTKVLKAIFDFKDAKALKGLSDSLKVREKDMIAVLASRNGEDASIIVTCSQNLAGKVVHCGDLVKSACEFLEGKGGGKPDMAQGGGKNVSRLEEAVQVAVDRAKAALNGSKV, from the coding sequence ATGAAGTACAAGAAAGTCGCCGAGATTCGAAATATCTTCCTGAACTACTTTAAGGAAAAGGGACACACCGTGGTTCCTTCCTCTTCCCTTTTACCTGCGGGGGACCCAACATTACTATTCACCACCGCAGGAATGGTTCAGTTCAAACCGTATTTTACGGGAGCGGTCGAACTGCCTTATACGAAAGCGACTTCCGCTCAAAAGTGCCTCCGCACCACCGATTTGGAAAACGTAGGTAAAACGGAAAGACATTGTACGTTTTTCGAAATGCTCGGTAACTTCAGCTTCGGGGATTATTTCAAAGAGGAAGCGATCGAGTTCTCTCTGGATTGCTCCGTAAACTACCTGGGTTTCTCTAAGGAAAAAATCTGGATTACCGTCTTCGAGAACGATGATGAGGCGGAAAGAATCTGGATTTCCAAAGGAATTCCTCCGGAAAGGATCACCCGTCTCGGCAAAAAGGACAACTTTTGGGGACCGGCGGGAGATAGCGGGGCCTGCGGTCCTTGTTCGGAATTGTATTTGGATCGTGGACCGGAGAGGGGTTTTCCGGAATGCGGTACTAAAAAGGAATGCAAACCGGGCTGCGACTGCGATCGTTTTTTAGAATTTTGGAATATAGTATTCAATCAGTTCAATCAGGATACGGAGGGAAACCTTCATCCCCTGAAACAGACCGGCATAGACACCGGATCAGGATTGGAACGGGTAGCGCTTCTCCTTCAGGAAGTGGATTCCGTTTACGATACGGACGAACTCCGGGGAATCATCTCCGAAGTGGAGAAAGTTTCCGGAAAGAAGTATGTAGAAGAGACGAAGGTGCCCTTCCGCGTGATCACGGATCACATTCGATCCGTTTTATTTTCCGTCGGGGACGGAATTTTTCCCGATCGTACGGGAAGGGGTTACGTGATCCGTCGCTTGATCCGCAGAGCCGTACTCTTTGCGCGGAAACTGGAATTGAGGGAGCCTTTTCTCTATAAATTGGTAGCTCCCGTCGTTTCGATTTACAAGGAGCGTTATCCGGAATTAGAAAACCATGCGGCTAGCGTAGAAAGGACCCTTCTTGCGGAAGAGGAACTATTCTTGAAAACGCTGGAGATCGGTCTGGAGAAAATCGAAGCTTTGGTAGCCAAAACCGTCGCCTCCGGCTCGAAAATATTTTCCGGTAAGGACAGTTTCCTTCTCTACGGGACGTACGGTTTTCCCGCTGAAATGACGGAAGAAATCGTCGCCGAACACGGACTGTCCTTCGACAAGGAAGGCTTTTCCGAGGAGCTGGAAAAAGACCGGCAGACTTCCCGAGAGACCTGGAAGGCGAACCGCTCGAGTCTCTTTACCGGAACGAAGACGGATAAAACCGAGTTTTTAGGGTATTCCCGCTTGGAAGCGGAAGCGCCGATCACTTTCGCATTTTTCGAAAATAAATCCGTGGATTCCTTGCGTGAAGGTCAATCCGGAGTTCTGACGTTCCGAGCCACTCCTTTTTATCCCGAAGGAGGAGGACAGTTAGGCGATACCGGTTTCGTCAAAAAGGGTTCCTCCCTGTTCAAAGTCCTGGATACTCAAAAAGAGAATGATATCATTTTACATTACGGAATCGTGTTGAATGGAAGTTTTGCGGTCGGAGAGTCGGCGGTTTTAGAGGTGGAAAAGGAACGACGTGAGAAGTTGAAATCCCACCATTCCGGCACCCACCTTTTGAACGGAGCCTTGAGAAAGATCCTCGGTACGCACGTGATGCAAAAAGGATCCGTCGTTTCTCCCGATTATCTTAGATTCGATTTTTCCCATCCGTCCCCTATGACTGGAGAGGAAATCAGAAGGATAGAGTCCTGGGTGAACGAAAGCATTGCTCTTTCGATTCCGGTCGAAACGAAGGTTCTAGCGATAGAAGAGGCGAAAAAGACGGGAGCAGTGGCCGCCTTCGACGAAAAATACGGCGATTCTGTCCGCGTTTTGCAAATGGGGGATAGGTCTCTGGAATTTTGCGGCGGGACCCACGTAGAGAATACCCGAGACATCGGCTATTTTTATATCAAAAAAGAATCCAGCCCCGGGGCGGGAAATCGCCGTATAGAGGCGGTGGCCGGGCCGGCAGTGATCGAGACTTTTCAGAATCGATTTGCGGAGCTTACGGAATCCGTCCAAAATCTCAATCTGAAGATCAAAGAGGATTTAGGATCGGAATCCGCTTCTCTTACGATTCAGACCCATGTTCCCGGGCCGGAAGAAATCCGTTCTCTCTTTGTTGCGAAGGGATCCGATGCGGTGCGGGAACTCAGGGAGCTTTCCGAGAAACTTTCCTTTGAAATCGAGGAAACACAGTCCAAATTCCTGAAGGAAAAGAAAAACCGGGAATCCAAGGATTTCGAAAACAATCCTACTGTGATCCAATCCGTTCTCGAAAGCGCCGAATCCGCAGGGACGACCAAAGTTCTAAAAGCGATTTTCGATTTCAAAGACGCGAAAGCCCTGAAGGGACTTTCGGACAGTTTGAAGGTAAGGGAAAAGGATATGATCGCGGTGCTCGCAAGCAGAAACGGAGAAGACGCGAGTATCATCGTCACTTGTTCTCAAAACTTGGCAGGCAAGGTCGTTCATTGCGGTGATCTGGTTAAGTCCGCTTGCGAGTTTTTGGAAGGCAAAGGCGGAGGAAAGCCGGATATGGCGCAGGGAGGCGGCAAAAACGTCTCTAGGCTGGAAGAGGCAGTGCAAGTCGCGGTCGATCGCGCAAAGGCTGCATTAAACGGGAGTAAAGTATGA
- the rpsI gene encoding 30S ribosomal protein S9, whose protein sequence is MATAKEIWAVGRRKNAIARVKLKEGSGKILVNDKDIKDYLHNSRSNLKEALSPLALLNLNDKFDLKLNVSGGGIIGQVGAIRHALARVICRYNPEFRPTVKKEGLLTRDPRMVERKKYGLHKARRGTQFSKR, encoded by the coding sequence ATGGCAACTGCCAAGGAAATTTGGGCCGTAGGTCGTAGAAAGAACGCGATCGCTCGTGTGAAGTTAAAAGAAGGCTCCGGAAAAATCCTCGTAAACGACAAGGATATCAAGGATTATCTCCACAATAGTCGTTCCAATTTGAAAGAGGCTCTGAGTCCTCTCGCTTTATTGAATTTGAACGACAAATTCGACCTGAAATTGAACGTTTCCGGCGGAGGAATCATTGGTCAAGTAGGAGCGATTCGCCATGCGCTTGCACGGGTGATCTGTCGTTATAATCCTGAATTCAGACCGACCGTCAAGAAAGAGGGTTTACTGACTCGTGACCCGAGAATGGTAGAGCGTAAAAAATACGGTCTACATAAAGCTCGTAGAGGAACCCAGTTCTCTAAACGTTAA
- the rplM gene encoding 50S ribosomal protein L13, protein MPIISKQHRTPSLKKEQAQKAWYVVDAEGKTLGRLASEIAHRLRGKHKPTFTPNVDCGDNIIVVNAAKIAVTGSKESQKEYFHHSRYPGGMTVTPLQEMRKKHPERILYEAVKGMLPKSKLGAEMLTHFRIFPGAEHNLGAQKPVKLEL, encoded by the coding sequence ATGCCAATCATATCTAAACAGCATAGAACTCCTTCCTTGAAAAAGGAACAAGCCCAGAAGGCTTGGTACGTCGTGGATGCCGAAGGAAAAACCCTTGGCCGCCTGGCTTCGGAAATCGCCCATAGACTCAGGGGGAAGCACAAACCTACGTTTACCCCCAACGTAGACTGCGGTGACAATATCATTGTGGTCAATGCGGCCAAAATTGCCGTTACCGGAAGCAAAGAGAGCCAAAAGGAATATTTTCACCATTCACGTTATCCGGGCGGGATGACCGTTACTCCTTTACAGGAAATGAGAAAAAAACATCCCGAGAGAATTTTGTACGAAGCGGTAAAAGGCATGCTTCCCAAAAGCAAGCTCGGCGCGGAAATGCTGACCCACTTCCGGATTTTTCCGGGAGCCGAACACAACCTCGGTGCCCAAAAGCCCGTGAAACTGGAACTTTAG
- a CDS encoding YceI family protein, which produces MKLRTAKSNLSAGIRFVFFGLILSSIVLLDWQSKTEAAPQAGICKFTLDPEKTSVEWKAFKFTEKTGVGGKFTKIRITGFKTGKSPEEALRGFKFSLEPIDLDSANPERDAKIKGAFFGALKDDGKISGHFVSVKFDASGNAGTGVVKLTMNGISRDVHLNFTLENGDLLKAKGTILLKEWKAEHAVSALNQVCKDLHTGKDGKSVLWPEVDVSITSVYLTKCD; this is translated from the coding sequence ATGAAACTAAGAACTGCAAAATCCAATCTGTCTGCCGGAATACGTTTTGTTTTCTTCGGACTCATCTTATCCTCTATCGTGCTGCTCGATTGGCAATCCAAAACGGAAGCCGCACCTCAGGCGGGAATCTGTAAATTTACGCTCGATCCTGAAAAAACGAGCGTGGAGTGGAAGGCCTTTAAGTTCACCGAAAAAACAGGCGTAGGCGGAAAATTTACGAAAATCCGGATCACGGGATTTAAAACCGGAAAATCGCCTGAGGAGGCTTTGAGAGGGTTCAAATTCTCCTTGGAGCCGATCGACTTAGACAGCGCAAATCCGGAACGCGACGCCAAGATCAAAGGGGCTTTTTTCGGAGCTCTCAAGGATGACGGCAAGATCTCCGGGCATTTTGTTTCGGTAAAGTTTGACGCAAGCGGAAATGCCGGCACTGGAGTAGTCAAATTGACGATGAACGGGATCAGTCGGGACGTGCATCTGAATTTTACATTAGAAAATGGCGATTTACTGAAGGCGAAGGGCACGATTCTTTTGAAGGAATGGAAAGCCGAACACGCCGTATCCGCTTTGAATCAAGTCTGCAAAGATTTGCATACCGGAAAGGATGGAAAGTCCGTCCTTTGGCCGGAAGTGGACGTGTCGATTACTAGCGTCTATCTGACCAAATGCGATTAG